Proteins encoded together in one Microplitis mediator isolate UGA2020A chromosome 7, iyMicMedi2.1, whole genome shotgun sequence window:
- the LOC130670772 gene encoding uncharacterized protein LOC130670772 isoform X2: MPRCCNENKIVSPVSTNNKVETNGDNILLTSTRAYPISNTNALDIDDDNNHPIVEKSHRRLRCDLSPVPTNSSSRLNIKLLNLKTERGHRQEHYQVGTGSGGCRGREKESKKRAAIGNVVRGLFPSGHSRQDRYEASRQRTSGGASVGLSGLCPKLVASGAGSSQGGIGLGVGHIASQETGGTCGIVNTQKTHNNSHHNRRQRKLSIINQVGSSASSKTSSTTRSLTNVSKKQQRNQSDSSVDSTSITSNGVVFGGSPSPKKKSNSSSISDASCSSQSLHLITRDYSSCDTACSDAEEVVEIMSRVSGIDSISIIPDGKVKSNKLKDDNDKTAENNPLVETESVCNDDNTCKKSLHETQDAPENSKIITASVKKVSQKSLDVDNSSHVKKRSMMRSSSHPRSMDNFDKHQSSSGTKSEERSRKTSKDSGVDSGEKKKNSSDSVSQIPKRKISTESTENSDSINRKNSTKTIIDSENDTVSAGDNNEKSKLEKIKNTRFITSKVTEESTISENKEPEVASTIEDDNQVTIYEDDNGTSISDIVAAQALRESLSKLGKVPIFDAEQDVCESTKTQSDNTIESSKPTEETDIKDSVQEETAEGFIGPLLDENFKADEKLEKQKTMAMEDVRNLLMKVKVQTVEHDKDEEKAIGMSPDERFLKFEEEIGRGSFKTVYRGLDTQTGVSVAWCELQEKKLNKSERLRFREEAEMLKGLQHPNIVRFYDYWEVTLTKRKYIVLVTELMTSGTLKTYLRRFKKINPKVVKSWCRQILKGLSFLHSRSPPIIHRDLKCDNIFITGTTGSVKIGDLGLATLKNRSFAKSVIGTPEFMAPEMYEEHYDESVDVYAFGMCMLEMATSEYPYSECAGPAQIYKRVVSGVKPLSYDKVENPEVREIIEMCIRLKKDERPLVKDLLNHEFFADDVGLKLEMVSRDSAIADAELSRVEFRLRVLDPKKRTNKHKENEAIQFDFDIQQDNAEEVALEMAKSSLILEEDAKAVTKMLKSQIATLLREREDRKHKEEKERLDREAETQSVNENLLQQQQQQQLLLQQVQLQQQQIQSNINMLQGQVSMQQPMQLQQQMTIQQQQQQQQQQQQPPPPHLQQNQQGQQTCLQPQQVQIIQQQPLMQQQQTSVVQPQQAQQISQATQNTQQSVQYQQQPQQQQAYQQMQHAQQQQQQQPQQFQPQAQSQPQQYSQHVTQALSANSSQCSTPQTIQGPPQFPSIQQHMSQPQGQSQIQQQQQQQQQQPSVQQQPTIQSQIQQSQMHQHPQMQAQMQSQPQIQHQQTQMPPQMQSQPQIQQQQQQQQQPPQIQSQPQIQQQQTQMPSQMQSQPQIQQQQSQMQPQMQTQSQIQQQQSQMPPQIQQSSQITQQQLQMPTHNQPQQIQTQIQTQPQMQQQIQQPSQIIQQPQQSQQYIQLNQMSVPSQMPLSTQVPSQMQSGIQMNHPQQQQVIRQGQTHIQYTQTQLQQQLQQIHPNAVNSTPMQMQQNVQQYYQQGSTNAAAATAAAFTNATLYQQNIQQQIYQSYPNNPSASGHIEILQSGHNAQAIYSNTNVPSNVVIPTSQTFVTTSGQPGQMVIQSAQNVQNSAVIQNVQQQNLQQSGTCGNIQNNSVLQSQQQNMLVQMQYTQNVNAIPTSINIMTGNNVTTQSNNIQHQSQLMNPTEIYSNTEKISLNKQDTVESILSLSSDGPLSLQQDQLQSLGSVPISSSSSQLPSSTDGHSENAENVVVPEKSRVKRSGTKRRKPGIKLTVLSVTNSDGPSMTVECQLDTSKQKTVIFKFDRNDMVPLDIANNLVAENLLPQSQCGTFVELIEDIVKQLRLDPTRSLPLVAHGPADQSAGGSPVTSRRPRDREHSLDTVKVRHGSLTRQSSHRCSFKAHRRHRSRDETTNNSGSSKLLPIDQIISHIAATSTDKPQLINIVNSMENQNITTTTNTTDNSISDEISRRSSTSTQNTDTLTPVNIPSDSNDNCETIVADDMVLDSNNTSIEESNETTTKSVATNSNYSQQDITINLKSADEEGVIEMSGFNQPHRKLESQNSSSESPQEGLLDPSKKTVPMRKISRFLVSPVVEQKSLSSESDTVTVCENILMLPQQMTGLSLENNNTKVESEILNDSDANSNAEATYMKQIPLTPQQLQTPIQTIQNVNQVQMGVQQMMGQIHPKAVVTQTKQETVVLVQTTNVAQPANSQLLQNVQFQQNTGGVVQQQQQETQPMTQYQTQVTVQQHSVIQHQQQQQVGIQQQNLVQQHIQQDQISVGQVQHQIPQQLIQQALSQPSPIQNPQSQTSSHPYVIMQPLPQQIQQNNVEEWLCRASNVSSDSHTSETPNVTHLTHTQPDHNQSIPLSTPVQIPAQPTEVTPKIKAKEVSSTLPDLAQNLANILSNPKSKSTTPHNIISHDQSNITTNQHTSIPVLHSEQYFQPIQPELPQVPITTYVQSQNFQGQQPQHQQQQGIHTQIQNQVDVQQQQTYHPQIQNQTDVHQQQQHQQQQQQQQQQQKQQAYHQQIQNQADVQQQQQQIYLPQIQNQADVQHQQQQQAYHQQIQNQPDVQQQQQQAYHPQIQNQTDVQQQVYHQQIQAQVDVQQQQQPYHTQIQNQTDVQQQQQQQQQQQQQQQQQQQQHQQAYHSQIQSQTDVQQHMYHTQIQNQTDVQQQSYHSQIHNQTDIQQQTYHSQIQNQTDVQQQTYHSQIQNQADVQQQSYHSQIQNQPDLQQQQQQQQQQQQQQQQQKQQQQQQQQQQQVYHSHQQQSIQQQQSVVQQQSAAQQQSVVQQQSVVQQQSVVQQQSVVQQPIQQVNQQMDLQGQIVTQTIQGHSQNFTVQGQWVMPPYSGQNVNQQSTPVQYVQQPVQSLQPITQIQPQQIQSQEQVDNTKFLDTENMVDGSVSRRTSSDYHTLSSEHDNSSYEITPEHTMIEPTDLTVNSHHQYIQQQHHKLSQQNSLDKLSETANSSGGTCGPHTIADLQQKLVQLTSQPCDTLNIGTPPISHPATPHGPSSIVGYDSATGHHLQQKIVNVPVSSVHSVGFISPQATVHPPGTIYVDPNATNTFDSHLGDQTMQQFVQSNTESSLDSPTVNPSCTSTETMSPSKENGKSRTQRSGSRLQELEHELSKIHHRGLVFPTSSPQPLTPPMPTGTTQQSTVMNQLPPHPITQTLLTPVIPVSGVSKGTIQPSGTNNSGTDTPVQVEAQDINEQRSSSNQPMRKISRFMVSKVVGPPGTGEVLSQGQIEQQKQIQHQDEKRDRTHTVHHIEEIQNTSIQIIHSRENSMPPVSSSAVTPSINEIEKEERMQLLTPSEEYQMLIKRQTLELETLQKKHREELELFQQQQLQLLIQQQQQASALHQHQHQPLLYHTVASTVTGSSRPLAVEDYLMFSTAPQTSFHRISNYSQDTEETLRLATQKLKQSPQQSTNIPHTYVIPIPIMPSTDNIQNVSNYASEAAEIIGSTNGPTTVSTHPQYQFTPILSDNSITSAPSGSLVTSTPIPTASGPSYIHYHDPKTLANFQAFSYTPHSGFFLPAGYRLIYAPTGTPQSQPTTPATPHVGNSHDGTPPGEPQHDNTQSSTSQLEQ, encoded by the exons ATGCCGAGATGTTGCAATGAGAATAAAATAGTGAGTCCTGTAAGCACGAATAATAAAGTGGAGACCAACGGTGATAACATTTTACTCACATCAACCCGTGCATATCCTATTAGTAATACTAATGCACTTGAtattgatgatgataataatcatCCAATTGTAGAAAAATCACATCGAAGATTACGTTGTGACTTGAGTCCAGTACCGACTAATTCTTCTAGTCGTTTAAATATCAAACTTCTCAATTTAaag acTGAGCGAGGACATCGTCAAGAACATTACCAGGTGGGCACAGGTAGTGGAGGGTGTAGAGGACGAGAAAAGGAATCGAAAAAGAGAGCAGCTATAGGCAACGTAGTGCGAGGGTTATTTCCATCTGGCCATTCCAGACAGGACAG gtATGAAGCAAGTAGGCAACGTACGTCAGGCGGAGCTAGTGTTGGCCTGTCTGGTTTATGTCCAAAGCTGGTGGCCAGTGGTGCCGGAAGTAGTCAAGGAGGAATTGGGCTCGGTGTGGGTCATATAGCCTCACAAGAGACCGGAGGAACTTGTGGTATTGTTAATACACAGAAGACTCACAATAATAGTCACCATAATCGTCGTCAGCGTAAATTATCTATTATTAATCAAGTGGGATCAAGTGCTAGTAGTAAAACATCGTCAACGACTCGTTCATTGACAAATGTTAGCAAAAAACAACAACGTAATCAAAGTGACAGTAGTGTTGATTCGACGTCGATAACGAGTAATGGAGTGGTGTTTGGTGGCTCACCATCgccaaaaaagaaaagtaactCTAGTAGCATTTCTGATGCATCTTGTTCATCACAAAGTTTGCACTTAATTACTAGAGATTACAGTAGCTGCGACACTGCCTGCAGTGATGCTGAGGAGGTAGTTGAAATTATGTCGAGAGTATCAGGTATTGATTCAATATCTATTATACCAGATGGTAAAGTTAaatctaataaattaaagGATGATAATGATAAGACTGCTGAAAATAATCCACTAGTCGAGACTGAGTCGGTGTGCAATGATGATAATACTTGTAAAAAATCATTGCACGAGACACAAGATGCGcctgaaaattctaaaattattacagCATCCGTTAAAAAAGTATCACAAAAAAGTTTGGATGTTGATAATTCAAGTCATGTTAAAAAACGATCAATGATGCGGTCATCGAGTCATCCTAGATCTAtggataattttgataaacacCAGTCATCAAGTGGAACTAAATCAGAAGAACGTTCAAGAAAAACGTCTAAAGATTCGGGAGTGGATTCTggagagaagaaaaaaaattctagtgaTTCAGTGTCGCAAATAcctaagagaaaaatttcaacaGAGTCTACTGAAAATAGTGATTCAATTAATAGGAAAAATTCAACTAAAACAATTATTGATAGTGAAAATGATACAGTAAGTGCAGGGGATAATAAtgaaaagtcaaaattagagaaaataaaaaatacgagATTTATAACATCTAAAGTTACTGAAGAATCAACGATATCGGAAAATAAAGAACCGGAAGTTGCGTCTACTATTGAAGATGACAATCAAGTAACGATATATGAAGATGATAATGGTACGAGTATCAGTGATATAGTTGCAGCTCAAGCATTACGAGAGTCATTAAGTAAATTAGGAAAAGTACCAATCTTTGATGCTGAGCAAGATGTCTGTGAATCAACGAAAACTCAGAGTGACAATACCATTGAAAGTAGTAAGCCAACAGAAGAGACTGATATTAAAGATTCAGTGCAAGAAGAAACTGCTGAAGGTTTTATTGGGCCATTGTtggatgaaaattttaaagcagatgaaaaacttgaaaaacaaaaaactatGGCTATGGAGGATGTTAGAAATTTACTTATGAAAGTTAAGGTTCAAACTGTTGAACATGATAAAGATGAAGAAAAGGCTATTGGTATGTCTCCTGATGAACgttttcttaaatttgaagaagAAATTGGACGTGGAAGTTTCAAGACTGTTTATCGAGGTCTTGATACTCAAACTGGAGTTTCTGTAGCTTGGTGCGAGcttcaggaaaaaaaattaaataaaagtgaaagaTTGAGATTTCGGGAAGAAGCTGAAATGCTTAAGGGTCTTCAGCATCCTAATATCGTAAGATTTTATGATTATTGGGAAGTCACTCTAACGAAAAGGAAATACATCGTCCTTGTCACAGAACTCATGACCTCAGGAACATTAAAAAC gTATTTgagaagatttaaaaaaataaatccaaaagTTGTAAAGTCTTGGTGTCGACAAATTTTGAAAGGCTTAAGTTTTTTGCATTCAAGATCACCGCCAATAATTCATCGCGATTTAAAAtgtgataatatttttattactggaACAACTGGAAGTGTTAAAATTGGTGATCTTGGTTTAGcgactttaaaaaatcgaagTTTTGCAAAAAGTGTAATTGGTACACCGGAATTTATGGCACCGGAAATGTATGAAGAGCATTATGATGAATCTGTTGATGTTTATGCTTTTGGTATGTGTATGCTTGAAATGGCAACAAGTGAATATCCATATTCCGAGTGTGCTGGACCAGCACAAATTTATAAACGAGTTGTATCAGGTGTTAAGCCATTAAGTTATGATAAAGTTGAAAATCCAGAAGTACGTGAAATAATAGAAATGTGTAtacgtttaaaaaaagatgaaCGTCCTTTAGTTAAAGATTTGTTAAATCATGAATTTTTTGCTGATGATGTGGGTTTGAAATTAGAAATGGTTTCGCGTGACAGTGCGATAGCTGATGCTGAGTTATCTCGCGTTGAATTTAGACTACGTGTTCTTGATCCGAAGAAACGTACCAACAAACACAAGGAAAATGAAGCCATCCAATTTGATTTTGATATACAACAGGATAATGCTGAAGAGGTTGCATTAGAAATGGCTAAATCTAGTTTAATTCTTGAAGAAGACGCAAAGGCGGTTACTAAAATGTTAAAATCACAAATTGCTACTTTGCTAAGAGAACGTGAAGATCGTAAGcataaagaagaaaaagaacgATTAGATAGAGAAGCTGAGACTCAGTctgttaatgaaaatttgttacagcaacaacaacaacagcaattattattacagcAAGTACAAttgcaacaacaacaaattcaatcaaatataaatatgctACAAGGACAAGTATCTATGCAACAACCAATGCAGTTGCAACAACAAATGACAatccaacaacaacaacaacaacagcagcaacaacaacaaccacCACCACCACATTTACAACAAAACCAAcaaggtcaacaaacatgtctACAACCACAGCAAGTACAGATTATTCAGCAGCAGCCGTTGATGCAACAACAACAAACGTCTGTGGTACAGCCTCAACAAGCTCAACAAATTTCTCAAGCTACTCAGAATACTCAACAATCTGTACAATATCAACAACAACCACAGCAACAACAAGCATATCAACAAATGCAACATgctcaacaacaacaacaacaacagcccCAACAATTTCAACCTCAAGCTCAATCACAACCACAACAATATTCTCAACATGTTACGCAAGCTTTAAGTGCTAATTCTTCACAGTGTTCGACTCCACAGACTATTCAAGGTCCACCACAATTTCCATCAATTCAACAACACATGTCACAACCTCAAGGGCAGTCGCAaatacaacaacaacaacagcagcaacaacaacaacctTCAGTTCAACAGCAACCTACTATTCAATCACAAATACAACAGTCTCAAATGCATCAGCATCCTCAAATGCAGGCGCAAATGCAATCTCAGCCTCAAATTCAACATCAGCAAACTCAAATGCCTCCTCAAATGCAATCTCAACCTCAAATtcaacagcagcaacaacaacaacaacaaccgCCTCAAATTCAATCTCAGCCTCAAATTCAGCAACAACAAACGCAAATGCCGTCTCAGATGCAATCTCAACCTCAAATTCAACAACAGCAATCGCAAATGCAGCCGCAAATGCAAACCCAATCTCAAATTCAACAGCAACAATCGCAAATGCCACCTCAAATACAACAATCATCTCAAATTACACAGCAACAGCTTCAGATGCCAACTCATAATCAACCACAACAAATACAAACTCAAATTCAAACTCAGCCACAAATGCAGCAGCAAATTCAACAGCCTTCACAAATTATTCAACAACCGCAACAATCACAGCAGTACATTCAGCTCAATCAGATGTCTGTTCCATCACAAATGCCTCTGTCAACTCAAGTACCATCTCAAATGCAATCTGGAATACAAATGAATCATCCACAACAACAGCAAGTTATTCGACAAGGTCAAACACATATTCAATATACGCAGACTCAATTGCAACAACAGCTTCAACAAATTCATCCAAATGCTGTTAATTCAACGCCAATGCAAATGCAACAAAATGTTCAACAATATTATCAACAAGGTAGTACGAatgctgctgctgctactgCTGCTGCATTTACTAATGCAACGTTATATCAACAAAATATTCAACAACAAATTTATCAATCATATCCTAATAATCCTAGTGCATCTGGacatattgaaattttacaatcaGGACACAATGCTCAAgctatttattcaaatacaaATGTTCCTTCTAATGTCGTAATACCAACATCACAAACTTTTGTAACAACATCAGGTCAACCTGGTCAAATGGTTATTCAATCTGctcaaaatgttcaaaattcaGCAGTTATTCAAAATGTACaacaacaaaatttacaacaaTCAGGTACTTGTGgaaatatacaaaataattcaGTATTGCAATCACAACAACAAAATATGTTAGTGCAAATGCAATATACACAAAATGTTAATGCTATTCCAactagtataaatattatgacCGGTAACAATGTTACAACACaatcaaataatattcaaCATCAATCACAATTAATGAATCCAActgaaatttatagtaatactgaaaaaatttctttaaataaacaagATACTGTAGaatctattttatcattatcgtCTGATGGACCATTAAGCTTACAACAAGATCAATTACAGTCTCTTGGTTCAGTTCCtatatcatcatcatcatcacagTTACCAAGTTCTACTGATGGTCATTCTGAAAATGCAGAAAATGTAGTAGTACCTGAAAAAAGTCGAGTAAAAAGATCAGGAACTAAACGTCGAAAACCAGGAATTAAATTAACAGTATTATCAGTGACTAATAGTGATGGCCCATCAATGACTGTGGAGTGTCAATTAGATACCAGTAAACAAAAAActgttatatttaaatttgatcgTAATGACATGGTACCATTGGATATTGCAAATAATTTAGTTGCGGAAAATTTATTACCACAATCACAGTGTGGAACTTTTGTTGAGTTAATTGAAGATATTGTAAAACAATTAAGATTAGATCCTACACGTAGTCTTCCTCTGGTTGCGCATGGCCCAGCTGATCAGTCTGCTGGTGGAAGTCCTGTTACCAGTCGTAGACCAAGAGATCGAGAACACAGTCTCGATACGGTTAag GTCAGGCACGGCTCGCTAACTCGACAAAGCAGCCATCGATGTTCCTTTAAAGCTCATCGTAGGCATCGTTCG AGAGACGAAACAACAAATAATTCCGggtcatcaaaattattaccaATTGACCAGATAATATCTCACATTGCCGCGACCTCGACGGATAAACCCCAACtgataaatattgttaattcaatggaaaatcaaaatataacaacaacaacaaatacAACAGACAATAGTATATCAGATGAAATATCAAGACGATCTTCAACTTCAACACAAAATACAGATACATTGACACCAGTAAATATTCCAAGTGACTCAAACGATAACTGTGAAACTATTGTAGCCGACGATATGGTATTAGACTCAAATAACACAAGTATTGAAGAATCAAATGAAACTACGACTAAATCAGTAGCTACAAATTCTAATTATTCACAACAAGATATCACCATTAATTTAAAGTCAGCAGATGAAGAAGGTGTTATTGAAATGTCAGGATTTAATCAGCCACACCGAAAATTAGAATCTCAAAATAGTAGTAGTGAATCTCCTCAGGAAGGATTACTGGATCCATCAAAAAAAACTGTTCCAATGCGTAAAATTTCACGTTTCCTAGTAAGTCCTGTTGTTGAACAAAAATCATTATCTAGTGAATCTGATACAGTTACCGTTtgtgaaaatatattaatgttACCACAACAAATGACAGGATTGagtttagaaaataataatactaaagtTGAGtcagaaatattaaatgattcAGATGCCAATAGTAATGCTGAAGCAACATATATGAAACAAATACCATTAACTCCTCAACAATTACAAACACCAATTCAAACAATTCAAAATGTGAATCAGGTTCAAATGGGAGTACAACAAATGATGGGCCAGATACATCCTAAGGCAGTTGTTACTCAGACAAAACAAGAAACAGTTGTTCTTGTACAGACAACAAATGTTGCTCAGCCAGCAAATTCACAATTGTTACAGAATGTTCAATTTCAACAAAATACAGGTGGGGTagtacaacaacaacaacaagaaACACAACCCATGACACAGTATCAAACACAAGTGACTGTTCAACAGCATTCAGTAATTCAACatcaacaacagcaacaagtTGGTATACAACAACAAAATTTAGTTCAACAGCATATTCAACAAGACCAAATATCAGTGGGTCAAGTTCAACATCAAATCCCTCAGCAACTTATTCAACAAGCCCTATCTCAACCATCACCAATTCAAAATCCACAATCTCAAACGTCATCGCATCCGTATGTTATAATGCAGCCTTTACCTCAGCAGATTCAACAAAATAATGTCGAAGAATGGCTTTGTAGGGCTTCCAATGTATCATCAGACTCTCATACATCGGAAACACCAAATGTAACACATCTTACTCACACGCAACCAGATCATAATCAATCAATTCCTCTTTCAACTCCTGTACAAATTCCAGCACAACCTACGGAAGTGACACCTAAAATTAAAGCTAAAGAAGTGTCTTCAACTCTCCCAGATCTCGCGCAAAACCTTGCTAATATTTTGTCAAATCCAAAATCAAAGTCTACCACTCCGCACAATATTATTAGTCATGATCAATCTAATATAACGACTAATCAGCATACGTCAATACCGGTTCTGCATTCGGAACAATATTTCCAACCAATCCAACCGGAATTGCCACAAGTGCCAATTACGACGTATGTCCAATCACAAAACTTTCAAGGACAACAACCACAGCATCAACAACAGCAAGGAATTCATACGCAAATTCAAAATCAAGTAGATGTACAACAACAACAGACTTATCATCCacaaattcaaaatcaaaCAGATGTGcaccaacaacaacaacatcagcagcagcagcaacagcaacaacaacaacaaaaacaacagGCATATCATCAACAGATTCAAAATCAAGCAGATGTTcagcaacaacagcaacaaatATATTTACCACAAATTCAAAATCAAGCGGATGTGCAGCATCAGCAACAGCAACAGGCATATCATcaacaaattcaaaatcaaCCAGATGttcaacaacaacagcaacaggCGTATCATCCacaaattcaaaatcaaaCAGACGTGCAGCAACAAGTATATCATCAACAGATTCAAGCTCAAGTAGATGtgcaacaacaacagcaacctTATCATACacaaattcaaaatcaaaCAGAtgtacaacaacaacaacaacaacaacagcagcaacaacaacagcagcaacaacagcagcagcagcatcaACAAGCATATCATTCTCAAATTCAAAGCCAAACGGATGTACAGCAACATATGTATCACACacaaattcaaaatcaaaCAGACGTCCAACAACAATCTTACCATTCTCAGATTCACAATCAAACAGACATCCAACAACAAACGTATCATTCTCAGATTCAAAATCAGACAGACGTCCAGCAACAAACGTATCATTCTCAAATTCAAAATCAGGCCGACGTCCAACAACAATCGTATCATTCTCAGATACAAAATCAACCAGAtttacaacaacaacaacaacaacaacagcagcagcagcagcagcagcagcagcagaaacaacaacaacaacagcaacaacaacaacaacaagtCTATCATTCTCATCAGCAACAGTCAATCCAGCAACAACAATCGGTTGTTCAACAACAATCGGCTGCTCAACAACAATCGGTTGTTCAACAACAATCGGTTGTTCAACAACAATCAGTTGTTCAACAACAATCGGTTGTTCAACAACCTATTCAGCAAGTCAACCAGCAAATGGATCTTCAAGGTCAAATTGTTACTCAAACTATTCAAGGCCACAGTCAAAATTTCACTGTTCAAGGTCAATGGGTTATGCCACCTTATTCTGGCCAAAATGTCAATCAGCAATCTACGCCAGTACAGTATGTTCAACAACCTGTTCAAAGTTTACAACCTATTACACAGATACAACCCCAACAAATACAATCGCAAGAACAAGTAGATAATACAAAATTTCTGGATACAGAAAATATGGTTGATGGCAGCGTTAGTAGGCGAACTAGTTCAGATTATCATACATTGTCATCTGAACACGACAATTCCAGTTACGAAATAACTCCTGAGCATACGATGATAGAACCAACAGATCTTACCGTTAATTCTCATCATCAATACATTCAACAGCAACATCATAAGCTTAGTCAGCAAAATTCATTGGATAAATTATCTGAGACTGCAAATAGTAGTGGTGGTACTTGCGGACCACATACAATAGCGGATCTTCAGCAAAAGCTTGTTCAATTGACAAGTCAACCTTGTGATACGTTAAATATTGGAACACCACCTATAAGTCATCCAGCAACACCACATGGTCCATCAAGTATTGTAGGTTATGATTCAGCAACTGGTCATCatttacaacaaaaaatagttaacGTACCAGTATCTTCCGTCCATTCAGTTGGATTTATTTCTCCTCAAGCCACAGTCCATCCACCAGGAACTATTTACGTTGATCCCAATGCCACTAATACTTTTGATAGTCATTTGGGAGATCAGACAATGCAACAATTTGTACAATCAAATACAGAAAGTTCATTGGATAGTCCAACTGTTAATCCATCATGTACAAGTACTGAAACAATGAGTCCAAGTAAAGAAAATGGTAAATCTCGAACTCAACGATCGGGTTCTCGACTTCAGGAATTAGAACatgaattatcaaaaattcatCATCGTGGATTAGTATTTCCTACATCATCTCCACAACCATTAACACCACCAATGCCTACTGGTACTACTCAACAATCAACAGTAATGAATCAACTTCCACCACATCCAATTACACAAACTCTTTTGACTCCAGTAATACCAGTCTCAGGTGTATCCAAAGGAACAATTCAGCCGAGTGGTACAAACAATTCAGGAACTGATACACCTGTTCAAGTTGAAGCTCAAGATATTAATGAACAGAGATCATCATCAAATCAACCAATGAGGAAAATATCTCGATTTATGGTATCAAAAGTTGTGGGGCCACCTGGTACGGGTGAAGTTTTATCTCAGGGTCAAATAgaacaacaaaaacaaataCAACATCAGGATGAAAAAAGAGATCGTACGCACACCGTTCATCACATAGAAGAAATTCAGA atacgtcaattcaaataattcacaGCCGTGAAAATTCAATGCCACCAGTTTCATCTTCTGCAGTTACACCGTCTATTAAtgaa ATTGAAAAAGAAGAAAGAATGCAATTGTTGACTCCAAGTGAAGAATatcaaatgttaattaaaag gCAAACGTTAGAATTGGAAACGTTGCAAAAGAAACACAGAGAAGAACTAGAACTTTTTCAACAGCAACAGCTCCAGTTGCTGatacaacagcagcaacaagCGAGCGCATtacatcaacatcaacatcaaccTCTTTTATATCATACTGTTGCATCAACTGTTACag gaTCATCACGACCTTTGGCTGTTGAAGATTACTTAATGTTCAGTACAGCTCCACAGACATCTTTCCATCGTATTTCCAATTACTCCCAAGACACAGAGGAAACATTACGTTTAGCAACGCAGAAATTGAAACAGTCACCACAACAATCTACAAATATTCCTCATACTTATGTTATACCAATTCCAATAATGCCTTCAACTGATAATATTCAAAATGTTTCGAACTATGCATCAGAAGCGGCTGAAATAATTGGATCAACAAATGGTCCGACAACTGTTTCAACTCATCCACAGTATCAATTTACGCCAATACTTTCTGACAACAGCATTACATCTGCACCAAGTGGTTCTTTAGTTACCTCAACACCAATACCAACAGCTAGCGGACCTAGTTATATTCACTATCATGATCCAAAGACTTTAGCCAATTTTCAAGCATTCAGTTATACACCTCATAGTGGATTTTTCCTTCCTGCCGGCTATCGTCTCATTTATGCACCTACTGGAACACCACAGTCGCAACCAACTACTCCTGCTACGCCTCATGTTGGTAATTCACACGATGGTACCCCACCCGGAGAACCTCAACACGATAATACGCAATCCAGCACTTCCCAATTAGAACAGTAA